CATTTGGACAAGACCGTGTAGTCGACCACAAAAGATATGAGGGTACGTTTGAGGATCCTTGGTATGGGGACGTATTGTTCCGGAGTTCTGAGCACAGGCTGCTCGTTCAATTTGAAAAGACACCCAGTCTTCACGGTGAGCTTCACCCATGGTGCGAAAACACATTCAAGGTGCGTTGGGATGATCGATTGCTTCAGGGAGACGCGCTTATAGAATTCCACCTTGACTCGTCGGGAACCGCAAAGAGTGCAGGCATGAAGCGATTGTCGCCTTTCGAGGCTCCGGCCTTTGACTTCAGAGACCTGCGCCTCGTACGCAAGGAGGCTTCGGGTATTGCTGCAAAGACATTCAGATAATCCTCGGACAACGCGCAGCAATTTGTCTCATCTGGCCCGTTTCGAACGAAATCACTGAGGTACTCGAAGTTTGAGCTGCACATTCTTACTTAACCGCTCATCGAGTAATCGATTCGAACCGAAATGTCGGCATTTCGACTGGAATCTCGTGGCCTATCGTGGGTATGGACTGCCTTCGGCTAGGAATTTGCTTTGCATCGACGATCTTTCCCAAAAGCTCCATATTTGGAGAGCGCATCGCAACTGAGATAAAGAAGATCATCAACGTCGAGATCAGCAGATCATGCGACCAGCCGAGAAGATATTGGGGCCATGTTCTTTGGAAGTGCACTATGGCATCTGTGCACACCCGGGGGTCGTGATGAACCCGACCTACAATAGCGCGACCGTGATAAGAGCCAGGACCTTGCATAAGTCCTACGGCCGGGGCTAGTCAAGATATGCCTGGCGCTTGACGAATTTCCATTCCGCGCCTTGCCGGGTGAATTCGTCCCGGTAAAAACCAGTGTGGACTATAGTGGCCGGTTGCGACCCCTGCTGCCAGGTGACCATGATCATGGTGATCGCCTGCACGCGATCTCTCGCCAATCGAGTGAGAATTGTGTTCGTCTGAAAATGCCGTGATTGGATGCCCTTGCTGATTTGGTCGTTCATCTGCATCGCAATGACACTGCGCAGTTGTTCAGTTCCGTGCAACGAGACCGTAGGGGTCGCTGCCCCCGCATCGTAGGCTTCCCAGAGCGCATCTTCCGTGAACAGCGATATAAAGCCGTCCAAATCTCTTCCATCGAATGTGTAGCTGTACTGATAGATGAGTTGAAGGATCGCCCGTCCATCCTGGCCGGCGATGGTTTCATCCGCCATCGTAGACGATTTCACCTTCACACTGCCTATAAGGAGCACAGCGCACACCAGCACTCCCGTGACCAAAAATCGACGTGTCATAGCACGAACCCTCTCTCTGTTTCGCGTTCAGCAGCCGAATTGAAATGGCTGAACTGCTGATCCGACGCAAAGTGACCCTTATTGCGCGGGCGTTGCGAGTGGAAGCGCCCCCAGAAACACCGCGAACGCCAATAAGTGTTCGAGCGTTGAAATTGCTTTTGTCATTGTCGTTCCCTCCACGCCGTGGCGGTGGTAAGTATTCGCGTCTCCAGGGCTGCCTCTCAGCGTCCCAACATACTCGCAGCAGTCGGCTATGGCTGCGTGAACGTGAGGATTATTGGTCTTAGCAGTTTCGTATTCTCTGGGCCGCGTTCGGTTCCCGGAGCGATGTAGTCGCGCAGCCCCACGAC
Above is a genomic segment from Terriglobia bacterium containing:
- a CDS encoding nuclear transport factor 2 family protein, with the protein product MTRRFLVTGVLVCAVLLIGSVKVKSSTMADETIAGQDGRAILQLIYQYSYTFDGRDLDGFISLFTEDALWEAYDAGAATPTVSLHGTEQLRSVIAMQMNDQISKGIQSRHFQTNTILTRLARDRVQAITMIMVTWQQGSQPATIVHTGFYRDEFTRQGAEWKFVKRQAYLD